In the genome of Myxococcus stipitatus, one region contains:
- a CDS encoding deacetylase has translation MPRTLPINPRFRRIFQSLSGADLAAPDPAELSLEDLGLGDSQQIRGGLLFGTYSHQGLERGLRAYGLLQRAEERVGPMELRIQGEDPFRPRIVLWSRRFYAPVADISLRMATGAEVGLGGPLSTVPLLYVDALLLQNPGRSFDWHRPPLPGQSHPGLALSAPLLELLMLMARRIGAEGLALTPSTYAAATVYDRRFLFVDGEAQGRFLALRDAGDSRPRWLVAWAVELGCMRDAEGQHVPFTPMPMLAPFSPRLRDAFEMKEWLEGREKTGRRLLTLDEEALRQRFPWERMPPGPPPERFADLLGYDPLAPVLAH, from the coding sequence ATGCCTCGGACGCTGCCCATCAACCCCCGCTTCCGCCGCATCTTCCAGAGCCTGAGCGGGGCGGACCTGGCCGCGCCCGACCCCGCAGAGCTTTCACTCGAAGACTTGGGGCTCGGCGACTCCCAGCAAATCCGCGGAGGTCTCCTCTTCGGAACCTACAGCCATCAGGGCCTGGAGCGAGGCCTGCGCGCCTATGGTCTCCTTCAGCGCGCGGAGGAGCGCGTCGGCCCCATGGAGCTTCGCATCCAAGGGGAAGATCCATTCCGTCCGCGCATCGTCCTCTGGAGCCGCCGCTTCTACGCCCCCGTCGCGGACATCTCGCTGCGCATGGCGACCGGCGCCGAAGTGGGCCTCGGCGGTCCGCTCTCCACCGTGCCACTCCTGTACGTCGACGCGCTGCTGCTCCAGAACCCGGGCCGCTCCTTCGACTGGCACCGCCCGCCACTGCCCGGGCAGAGCCATCCAGGCCTCGCGCTCTCCGCGCCCCTCCTGGAGCTGCTCATGCTCATGGCCCGTCGCATCGGCGCGGAGGGATTGGCGCTCACCCCCTCGACCTACGCCGCCGCCACCGTCTACGACCGACGTTTCCTCTTCGTCGACGGCGAAGCCCAGGGGCGCTTCCTCGCGCTGCGGGACGCGGGTGACTCGCGCCCCAGATGGCTGGTCGCCTGGGCGGTGGAGCTCGGCTGCATGCGCGACGCCGAGGGACAACACGTCCCCTTCACCCCCATGCCCATGCTCGCCCCCTTCAGCCCCAGGCTGCGCGACGCATTCGAGATGAAGGAGTGGCTCGAGGGGCGCGAGAAGACGGGCCGGCGGTTGCTCACGCTCGACGAGGAGGCACTCCGCCAGCGCTTCCCCTGGGAGCGCATGCCTCCGGGGCCTCCGCCCGAGCGGTTCGCGGACCTGCTGGGCTACGACCCGCTCGCTCCGGTCCTCGCGCACTGA
- a CDS encoding PhoH family protein codes for MRKNFILDTNVLLHDPRSIYGFEDNNVIIPIYVIEEIDQFKRDLSELGRNARLVARYLDGFRAEGSLKEGVPLPRGGMLRVCFTERDLPLSMADSNLMDNRILAVAIDLMEQEPDTQAVFITKDTNLRIRADALGLVAEDYDTERVEITELYTGFTERLVPKALVDQMYKPGAEVELPDVDTLFPNQLLLLKDETNPSHTAMGRLHGLKNRVVPLLRQSKEGTWGIRPRNMEQAFCLDLLLNDDIKLVTIVGKAGTGKTLLAIAAGLQKVTEENLYQKLLVSRPIFPLGRDIGYLPGSVEEKLNPWMQPIFDNVEFLMNLSRADKKAGRGYHELLDLGLMEIEPLTYIRGRSIPNQFIIVDEAQNLTPHEVKTIITRVGDNTKIILTGDPFQIDNPYVDSTNNGLVHVVNRFKSEKIAAHISMAKGERSALAELAANLL; via the coding sequence ATGCGAAAGAACTTCATCCTCGACACCAACGTCCTCCTCCACGATCCGCGCAGCATCTACGGCTTCGAGGACAACAACGTCATCATCCCCATCTACGTCATCGAGGAGATCGACCAGTTCAAGCGCGACCTCTCGGAGCTGGGCCGCAACGCCCGGCTGGTCGCGCGCTACCTGGACGGCTTCCGCGCGGAGGGCTCGCTGAAGGAGGGCGTGCCGCTGCCCCGGGGCGGAATGTTGCGCGTGTGCTTCACCGAGCGCGACCTGCCCCTGTCCATGGCGGACAGCAACCTGATGGACAACCGCATCCTCGCGGTGGCCATCGACCTGATGGAGCAGGAGCCGGACACGCAGGCGGTCTTCATCACGAAGGACACCAACCTGCGCATCCGCGCCGACGCGCTCGGCCTCGTCGCCGAGGACTACGACACGGAGCGGGTGGAGATCACCGAGCTCTACACGGGCTTCACCGAGCGGCTCGTCCCCAAGGCGCTGGTGGACCAGATGTACAAGCCGGGCGCGGAAGTGGAGCTGCCCGACGTGGACACGCTCTTCCCCAACCAGCTCCTGCTGCTCAAGGACGAGACGAACCCCTCGCACACCGCGATGGGTCGCCTGCACGGCCTCAAGAACCGCGTGGTGCCCCTGCTGCGGCAGAGCAAGGAAGGCACCTGGGGCATCCGTCCTCGCAACATGGAGCAGGCCTTCTGTCTGGACCTGCTGCTCAATGACGACATCAAGCTGGTGACCATCGTCGGCAAGGCGGGCACGGGCAAGACGCTGCTGGCCATCGCCGCGGGCCTCCAGAAGGTGACGGAGGAGAACCTCTACCAAAAGCTCCTGGTGAGCAGACCCATCTTCCCCCTGGGGCGGGACATCGGGTATCTGCCCGGGAGCGTCGAGGAGAAGCTCAACCCCTGGATGCAGCCCATCTTCGACAACGTGGAGTTCTTGATGAACCTCAGCCGCGCGGACAAGAAGGCCGGACGCGGCTACCACGAGCTCTTGGACCTGGGGCTGATGGAGATCGAGCCGCTCACGTACATCCGCGGCCGGAGCATCCCCAACCAGTTCATCATCGTGGACGAAGCGCAGAACCTCACCCCCCACGAGGTGAAGACCATCATCACCCGCGTGGGCGACAACACGAAGATCATCCTCACGGGGGACCCGTTCCAGATTGACAACCCCTACGTGGATTCGACCAACAACGGCCTGGTGCACGTGGTCAATCGCTTCAAGAGCGAGAAGATCGCCGCGCACATCTCGATGGCCAAGGGCGAGCGCAGTGCCCTGGCCGAGCTCGCCGCCAACCTGCTCTAG